A single Bosea sp. PAMC 26642 DNA region contains:
- a CDS encoding ABC transporter ATP-binding protein: MASVQIADVRKAYGSTQVIHGVDIDINDGEFVILVGPSGCGKSTLLRMIAGLENISGGEIRIGPRVVNDVPPKERDIAMVFQNYALYPHMTVADNMAFSMKLRKAPKAEIDERVGKAAGILGLDKLLDRFPRQLSGGQRQRVAMGRAIVRDPQVFLFDEPLSNLDAKLRVQMRTEIKELHQRLKTTTVYVTHDQIEAMTMADKIVVMHDGIVEQMGAPLDLYDRPNNLFVAAFIGSPSMNLLKGTITAGGFETEGGVVWPIGRHPADSNGKAAVFGIRPEHIQLDPNGLKAEVVVIEPMGSETQVIVRCGGQSLTCVFRERITAKPGETITITPDTDVTHLFDAATGKRID, from the coding sequence ATGGCCTCGGTTCAGATTGCGGATGTGCGGAAGGCCTATGGCTCGACGCAGGTCATCCATGGCGTCGACATCGACATCAACGACGGTGAGTTCGTCATTCTCGTCGGCCCGTCCGGCTGCGGGAAATCGACGCTGCTGCGGATGATCGCAGGGCTGGAGAACATCTCCGGTGGCGAGATCCGCATCGGGCCGCGCGTGGTCAACGACGTGCCGCCGAAAGAGCGCGATATCGCGATGGTGTTCCAGAACTATGCGCTCTATCCGCATATGACGGTGGCCGACAACATGGCCTTCTCGATGAAGCTCAGGAAGGCGCCCAAGGCCGAGATCGACGAGCGCGTCGGCAAGGCGGCGGGCATTCTGGGCCTCGACAAGCTGCTCGACCGGTTTCCGCGCCAGCTCTCGGGCGGTCAGCGCCAGCGCGTCGCGATGGGCCGCGCGATCGTGCGCGATCCGCAGGTGTTCCTGTTCGACGAGCCGCTCTCCAACCTCGACGCCAAGCTGCGCGTGCAGATGCGCACCGAGATCAAGGAGCTGCACCAGCGCCTGAAGACCACGACGGTCTATGTCACGCACGACCAGATCGAGGCCATGACCATGGCCGACAAGATCGTCGTGATGCATGACGGCATCGTCGAGCAGATGGGCGCGCCGCTCGATCTCTACGACCGGCCCAACAACCTGTTCGTGGCGGCCTTCATCGGCTCGCCCTCGATGAACCTGCTCAAGGGCACGATCACGGCCGGCGGCTTCGAGACCGAAGGCGGCGTGGTCTGGCCGATCGGCAGGCATCCGGCGGATTCGAACGGCAAGGCGGCCGTGTTCGGCATCCGTCCCGAGCACATCCAGCTCGACCCCAACGGCCTGAAGGCGGAGGTCGTGGTGATAGAGCCGATGGGCTCGGAAACCCAGGTGATCGTACGCTGCGGCGGCCAGAGCCTGACCTGCGTCTTCCGTGAGCGTATCACCGCCAAGCCCGGCGAGACGATCACGATCACGCCCGATACCGATGTGACCCATCTCTTCGATGCGGCCACCGGAAAACGGATCGACTGA
- a CDS encoding FadR/GntR family transcriptional regulator: protein MRVRDFSRPTTLNTDRLFGQVAQKLAVAIISGTVRAGELLPNEDDLRAEISVSRTAYREAVKVLTAKGLVEARPKSGTRVAPRDGWNLLDPDVLSWHFEADPNEKFIRDLFELRRFVEPSAARLAALRRTPADLARIETAYRGMIDNPPYAEVTIRADLAFHEAVFAAAQNSTLHCLASVVAATIQWSLLLKSADDKDYFVASLTDHERVLDAIIRRDGDLAAARMTTLVIDSLNTTLASLGPLTTSQTHKIA from the coding sequence ATGCGGGTGCGCGATTTCTCGCGGCCGACGACCCTGAACACCGATCGCCTGTTCGGGCAGGTCGCCCAGAAGCTCGCAGTCGCGATCATCTCCGGCACGGTCAGGGCCGGCGAACTGCTGCCCAACGAGGACGACCTGCGCGCCGAGATCTCGGTCTCCCGCACCGCCTATCGCGAGGCGGTCAAGGTGCTGACCGCCAAGGGGCTGGTCGAGGCGCGGCCCAAGAGTGGGACCCGCGTCGCCCCGCGCGACGGCTGGAACCTGCTCGACCCCGACGTGCTTTCATGGCATTTCGAGGCCGACCCGAACGAGAAATTCATTCGCGATCTCTTCGAGTTGCGCCGTTTCGTCGAGCCCAGTGCTGCCAGACTCGCAGCGCTGCGGCGCACCCCCGCCGATCTCGCCCGGATCGAGACGGCCTATCGCGGCATGATCGACAACCCGCCCTATGCCGAGGTTACCATCCGGGCGGACCTCGCCTTCCATGAGGCCGTCTTCGCCGCGGCCCAGAATTCGACGTTGCACTGCCTGGCGAGTGTCGTCGCCGCCACCATCCAGTGGTCGCTGCTGCTGAAATCGGCCGACGACAAGGATTATTTCGTCGCGTCCCTCACCGATCACGAGCGCGTGCTCGATGCCATCATCAGGCGCGACGGCGACCTTGCCGCCGCCCGCATGACGACGCTGGTGATCGACAGCCTGAACACGACGCTGGCCTCTCTCGGCCCGCTCACGACGTCGCAAACGCATAAAATCGCATGA
- a CDS encoding 2-hydroxyacid dehydrogenase — MTRPNATEIIMTGPLMPYAADQLKARFTVHELWKAEDRAALLREVADRVRGVAGGGHIRIDSALFDALPKLEMVANFGVGYDNVDAAEAGKRGIVVSNTPDVLSDEVADLTIGLLLSTIRQLPQVDRYLREGKWLKGAYPLTTSLRKRSIGIVGLGRIGKAVAHRLEAFGVPIAYHGRSRQADVPYRYYPSLVEMATDVDTLVSVAPGGAATHHMINAEVLKALGPNGIVVNVGRGTVIDEKALIEALQNKTILSAGLDVFEDEPRVPAELIAIEHAVLLPHVGSASVHTREQMGQLLVDNLFSWFDGKGPLTPVPETPWTKG, encoded by the coding sequence ATGACCCGGCCCAACGCCACCGAGATCATCATGACCGGCCCTCTGATGCCTTATGCGGCGGATCAGTTGAAGGCCCGGTTCACCGTGCATGAACTCTGGAAGGCGGAGGACCGCGCCGCCCTGCTGCGCGAGGTCGCCGACCGCGTGCGCGGCGTCGCCGGCGGCGGCCACATCAGGATCGACAGCGCCCTGTTCGATGCGCTGCCCAAGCTCGAGATGGTCGCCAATTTCGGCGTCGGCTACGACAATGTCGATGCGGCGGAGGCCGGCAAGCGCGGCATCGTCGTCTCCAACACGCCTGACGTGCTCTCCGACGAGGTCGCTGACCTGACCATCGGCCTGCTGCTCTCGACCATCCGGCAATTGCCCCAGGTTGACCGCTATCTGCGCGAGGGCAAGTGGCTGAAGGGCGCCTACCCGCTCACCACCTCGCTGCGCAAGCGCTCCATCGGTATCGTCGGGCTGGGTCGCATCGGCAAGGCGGTGGCGCATCGCCTGGAGGCTTTCGGCGTGCCGATCGCCTATCACGGCCGCTCGCGCCAGGCCGACGTTCCCTATCGCTATTATCCCTCGCTGGTCGAGATGGCGACGGACGTCGATACGTTGGTCTCGGTCGCTCCGGGCGGCGCTGCGACCCATCATATGATCAATGCCGAGGTCCTGAAGGCGCTCGGCCCCAACGGCATCGTCGTCAATGTCGGCCGCGGCACCGTCATCGACGAGAAGGCGCTGATTGAGGCGCTGCAGAACAAGACCATTCTCTCGGCCGGCCTCGACGTCTTCGAGGACGAGCCGCGCGTCCCGGCCGAGTTGATCGCGATCGAGCACGCCGTGCTGCTGCCCCATGTCGGCTCAGCCTCGGTCCATACGCGCGAACAGATGGGCCAGCTTCTGGTCGACAATCTGTTCTCGTGGTTCGACGGCAAGGGTCCGCTGACCCCCGTGCCCGAGACGCCCTGGACCAAAGGATGA
- a CDS encoding AprI/Inh family metalloprotease inhibitor, whose amino-acid sequence MITLFVIANAARQPRVAGLRLGCLVALAMAGTLFAHAAARAQTQPLPRGAEKAPEIIRPLLGAWDLEQAGASRKCTIVLGVEDAPHGRQLRFPATCRRALPVLETAMTWTATPKGLPILNDAQGKALITFEEKGTDAALQGKGTDGNQYLLDPKSYPRAARRPRPSAAEVAATAAQRPTTVDPSRAPAMDSLPGRYAVMRQQNREACRIALNAGPVGRAPAAIESGCQDTGLLIFDPVAWRYEAGRLTLLARKGHSVELVFENGQWRKDPAIGSTLMLRKLAN is encoded by the coding sequence ATGATCACGCTGTTCGTCATCGCGAACGCGGCGAGGCAACCCCGCGTGGCAGGCCTGCGGCTGGGATGTCTTGTTGCGCTCGCGATGGCGGGAACCCTGTTCGCGCATGCGGCCGCCAGGGCCCAGACTCAACCCCTGCCACGCGGCGCGGAAAAGGCGCCCGAGATCATCCGGCCGCTGCTGGGCGCCTGGGATCTGGAGCAGGCCGGCGCTTCACGCAAATGCACGATCGTGCTCGGTGTCGAGGACGCGCCCCATGGCCGGCAGCTGCGCTTTCCCGCGACCTGTCGGCGCGCCTTGCCCGTCCTCGAAACGGCGATGACCTGGACCGCGACCCCCAAAGGACTGCCGATCCTCAATGACGCACAGGGCAAGGCCCTGATCACCTTCGAGGAGAAGGGCACCGATGCGGCCCTTCAGGGCAAGGGGACCGACGGCAACCAGTATCTGCTCGATCCGAAAAGCTATCCCCGTGCCGCCCGCCGCCCGCGCCCGAGCGCAGCGGAGGTTGCCGCGACGGCCGCCCAGCGTCCGACGACGGTCGATCCGTCGCGCGCACCGGCCATGGACAGCCTGCCGGGCCGCTATGCCGTGATGCGCCAGCAGAACCGCGAGGCCTGCCGCATTGCCTTGAACGCGGGGCCGGTCGGGCGTGCACCGGCAGCGATCGAGAGCGGCTGCCAGGATACCGGCCTGCTGATCTTCGATCCTGTGGCGTGGCGCTACGAAGCCGGCCGGCTGACGCTGTTGGCCCGCAAGGGCCACAGCGTCGAACTCGTCTTCGAGAACGGCCAATGGCGCAAGGATCCCGCCATCGGCTCGACCCTGATGCTGCGCAAGCTGGCCAACTGA
- a CDS encoding dicarboxylate/amino acid:cation symporter has translation MTTATADALRGHQGPWWTHLYVQVLTAIAIGILLGHFYPQTGEAMKPLGDAFIKAIKMLIAPIIFLTVVHGVASMDDMKKVGRVGFKALLYFEIVTTLALIVGLLVVNLWKPGVGMNVDVSTINTSGIAAFTAKAHDQSTIAFLMAIIPDTVVGAFANGEILQVLFFALLFAFGLQMIGERGKPVLHFVDDIAQVFFKIVGIVMKAAPIGAFGAMAFTIGKFGVGTLFSLASFMAAFYTTCLLFIFLVLGTIARLHGFSILKFIAYIKEELLIVLGTSSSESVLPRMIAKMSHLGCKESVVGLVIPTGYSFNLDGTCIYLTMAAIFLAQATNTDLTLAQELGIIAVLLLTSKGAAGVTGSGFIVLAATLASVGTIPVASIALILGIDRFMSEARALTNLIGNGVATIVVSKWENSLDEKRMQAILAKETGFDVEGEPAKVTV, from the coding sequence ATGACGACGGCAACCGCAGACGCGCTCCGTGGACACCAAGGACCGTGGTGGACCCATCTTTATGTCCAGGTTCTGACTGCGATCGCCATCGGCATTCTGCTCGGCCATTTCTATCCGCAGACCGGCGAGGCGATGAAGCCGCTCGGCGACGCCTTCATCAAGGCGATCAAGATGCTGATCGCGCCGATCATCTTCCTGACCGTCGTCCATGGCGTCGCCTCGATGGACGACATGAAGAAGGTCGGTCGCGTCGGCTTCAAGGCGCTGCTTTATTTCGAGATCGTGACGACCCTGGCCTTGATCGTCGGCCTGCTCGTCGTCAACCTGTGGAAGCCGGGCGTCGGCATGAATGTCGATGTCAGCACGATCAATACGTCCGGCATCGCGGCCTTCACCGCCAAGGCGCATGACCAGAGTACCATCGCCTTCCTGATGGCCATCATCCCCGACACCGTGGTCGGCGCCTTCGCCAATGGCGAGATCCTTCAAGTGCTGTTCTTCGCACTGCTCTTCGCCTTCGGCCTGCAGATGATCGGCGAGCGCGGCAAGCCGGTGCTGCATTTCGTCGACGACATTGCGCAGGTCTTCTTCAAGATCGTCGGCATCGTCATGAAGGCGGCGCCGATCGGCGCCTTCGGAGCGATGGCCTTCACCATCGGCAAGTTCGGCGTCGGCACACTGTTCTCGCTCGCCTCGTTCATGGCGGCGTTCTACACCACCTGCCTGCTCTTCATCTTCCTCGTGCTCGGCACGATCGCGCGGCTGCACGGCTTCTCGATCCTGAAATTCATCGCCTATATCAAGGAAGAGCTCTTGATCGTGCTCGGTACCTCGTCGTCCGAGAGCGTGCTGCCGCGGATGATCGCCAAGATGAGCCACCTCGGCTGCAAGGAAAGCGTCGTCGGTCTCGTCATCCCGACCGGGTACTCCTTCAATCTGGACGGGACCTGCATCTATCTGACGATGGCGGCGATCTTCCTGGCTCAGGCGACAAATACCGACCTGACGCTGGCGCAGGAACTCGGCATCATCGCGGTGCTGCTCCTGACCTCGAAGGGCGCCGCTGGCGTCACCGGCTCGGGCTTCATCGTACTGGCGGCGACGCTGGCCTCGGTCGGGACCATTCCCGTCGCGTCGATCGCGCTGATCCTCGGCATCGACCGCTTCATGTCCGAGGCGCGGGCGCTGACCAATCTGATCGGCAACGGCGTCGCGACCATCGTCGTTTCCAAATGGGAAAATTCCCTCGACGAGAAGCGGATGCAGGCGATCCTGGCCAAGGAGACCGGCTTCGACGTAGAAGGCGAGCCTGCGAAGGTGACCGTCTGA
- a CDS encoding tellurite resistance TerB family protein, with amino-acid sequence MFNAKSLLDALISAGSQAGQAGARPGQAGGMGGVLGGLAEQIQKSGGIGGLAGMAGQILGQAGQGVGDAARQTGVQQKAGDAFGQVTGGRDVQDVLAQARGMFDKNPAMATAVLGGLGALVFGTSSGRSIVGSAAKMGGLALIGGLAYKAYQNHQAGKPLLEIQQQDFLPAPAGTGFEPEATSEATALIFIRAMIAAAAIDGAIDDEERSAIFGGLREAGFDPEANEWLGREMTRPASVDTLVEAATTPEIAAQIYTAARIAINPDTPAEKDFLAGLSASLGLDTELAANIDAAASAAKV; translated from the coding sequence ATGTTCAACGCCAAATCACTTCTCGATGCTCTGATCAGCGCCGGCAGCCAAGCGGGTCAGGCGGGAGCGCGTCCAGGCCAGGCAGGCGGTATGGGCGGCGTCCTCGGCGGCTTGGCGGAACAGATCCAGAAATCTGGCGGAATCGGCGGATTGGCGGGCATGGCTGGCCAGATCCTCGGGCAGGCCGGGCAGGGTGTCGGCGATGCCGCGCGCCAGACGGGCGTGCAGCAGAAGGCCGGCGATGCCTTCGGGCAAGTCACCGGCGGCAGGGACGTGCAGGATGTCCTGGCGCAGGCACGCGGCATGTTCGACAAGAACCCTGCTATGGCCACCGCGGTCCTTGGCGGTCTGGGTGCGCTGGTTTTCGGAACCTCGTCGGGACGCTCGATCGTCGGTTCGGCGGCGAAGATGGGCGGGCTCGCACTGATCGGCGGGCTTGCCTACAAGGCCTATCAGAACCATCAGGCCGGCAAGCCGCTGCTTGAGATACAGCAGCAGGATTTCTTGCCCGCGCCCGCCGGGACCGGCTTCGAGCCGGAGGCGACGAGCGAGGCGACGGCCCTGATCTTCATACGCGCCATGATCGCTGCCGCAGCCATCGACGGCGCGATCGACGACGAGGAGCGCAGCGCCATCTTCGGCGGCCTGCGCGAAGCCGGGTTCGATCCTGAAGCCAATGAATGGCTCGGCCGCGAGATGACGAGGCCCGCCTCTGTCGATACGCTCGTCGAAGCTGCGACCACACCCGAGATCGCCGCGCAGATCTATACGGCGGCGCGCATCGCCATCAATCCCGACACCCCGGCCGAGAAGGATTTCCTCGCCGGCCTGTCGGCGTCGCTCGGCCTCGACACCGAACTCGCCGCCAACATCGATGCGGCGGCGAGCGCGGCGAAGGTCTGA
- the denD gene encoding D-erythronate dehydrogenase, whose amino-acid sequence MHILVLGGAGMVGRKFIERLAHSGELGGKTIDKVTAQDVVAAHAPAACPFTFDAVVSDVSIEGQAEALVASRPDLIVHLAAIVSGEAEANFDLGYRINLDGTRYLFDAIRKIGDGYKPRVIFTSSIAVFGAPFHEKIEDEFFTTPLTSYGTQKAIGELLLSDYTRRGFFDGVGIRLPTICVRPGTPNKAASGFFSNIIREPLNGIDAVLPVSDQVRHWHASPRSAVGFLVHAATMDTSAIGPRRALTMPGYSCTVAEQIEALRKVAGEGVVARIKRVPDPVIDGIVAGWARNFEAKRAPSLGFKAESSFEEIIRVHIDDELGGNFVR is encoded by the coding sequence ATGCATATTCTCGTTCTCGGCGGCGCCGGCATGGTCGGCCGCAAATTCATCGAGCGTCTCGCCCATAGCGGCGAACTCGGCGGCAAGACGATCGACAAGGTCACGGCGCAGGACGTCGTCGCGGCGCATGCCCCGGCGGCCTGCCCCTTCACCTTCGACGCCGTCGTCTCGGACGTCTCGATCGAAGGCCAGGCCGAGGCGCTCGTCGCCTCGCGGCCCGATCTCATCGTCCATCTCGCCGCCATCGTCTCGGGCGAGGCAGAGGCCAATTTCGATCTGGGCTACCGGATCAATCTCGACGGTACGCGCTATCTCTTCGACGCGATCCGCAAGATCGGCGACGGCTACAAGCCGCGCGTCATCTTCACCTCGTCGATCGCGGTGTTCGGTGCGCCCTTCCACGAGAAGATCGAAGACGAGTTCTTCACCACGCCGTTGACGAGCTACGGCACCCAGAAGGCGATCGGTGAGCTGCTGCTATCCGACTATACCCGCCGGGGCTTCTTCGACGGCGTCGGCATCCGCCTGCCGACGATCTGCGTCAGGCCGGGCACGCCCAACAAGGCGGCTTCGGGCTTCTTCTCCAACATCATCCGCGAGCCGCTGAACGGCATCGACGCCGTGCTTCCGGTCTCCGACCAGGTGCGCCATTGGCACGCCTCGCCGCGTTCGGCCGTCGGCTTCCTCGTCCATGCCGCGACGATGGATACGAGCGCCATCGGCCCGCGCCGGGCGCTGACCATGCCGGGCTATTCCTGCACGGTCGCAGAGCAGATCGAGGCTTTGCGCAAGGTCGCAGGCGAAGGGGTGGTGGCGCGCATCAAGCGCGTGCCCGATCCGGTGATCGACGGGATCGTGGCCGGCTGGGCGCGCAATTTCGAGGCGAAGCGCGCGCCGTCCCTCGGCTTCAAGGCGGAATCGAGCTTCGAGGAGATCATACGCGTCCATATCGACGACGAGCTCGGCGGTAATTTCGTCCGCTGA
- the denD gene encoding D-erythronate dehydrogenase yields MEVLVTGAAGMVGSRLAARLAREGTVAGSVISKLVLTDIVAPGKPAGFSGEIESRGEDFSAPGVAETLVASRPDVIFHLAAIISGEAERDFDKGYRVNLDGTRNLLEAIRHEGGADYAPKLVFTTSSGVFGAPFPPAIHDEFHVTPLTSYGTQKAIGELLLADYSRRGIIDGVGIRFPSIVVRPGKPNASAGGFFSGIIREPLQGLEATLPVSDDTIFTHASPRAAVGFLIHAAGLTREALGPRVNLSMPGVCVTVGEQIEALRRVAGESAVKLIRRAPDKAVSDIVAGWPTRFDAQRALALGFRAECDFDEIIRVHIEDDLGGRLPN; encoded by the coding sequence ATGGAAGTCCTGGTCACAGGCGCCGCGGGCATGGTCGGCAGCAGGCTGGCCGCACGGCTCGCGCGAGAGGGGACGGTCGCCGGCAGTGTCATCTCGAAGCTTGTCCTCACCGATATCGTCGCGCCCGGGAAGCCGGCGGGTTTCTCCGGTGAGATCGAGAGCCGCGGGGAGGATTTTTCGGCCCCCGGCGTTGCCGAGACGCTCGTCGCTTCACGCCCCGACGTGATCTTCCACCTCGCAGCGATCATCTCCGGCGAGGCGGAGCGCGATTTCGACAAGGGCTATCGCGTCAATCTCGACGGGACCCGCAACCTGCTCGAGGCGATCCGCCACGAGGGCGGTGCCGACTATGCGCCCAAGCTTGTCTTCACGACGTCGAGCGGCGTGTTCGGCGCGCCGTTTCCGCCAGCGATCCATGACGAATTCCACGTCACGCCGCTGACCAGCTACGGCACGCAGAAGGCCATCGGCGAACTGCTCCTGGCCGATTATTCGCGCCGCGGGATCATCGACGGCGTCGGTATCCGCTTCCCGTCGATCGTGGTGCGGCCAGGCAAGCCAAATGCTTCGGCAGGCGGGTTCTTCTCGGGTATCATTCGCGAGCCGTTGCAAGGCCTGGAGGCGACGTTGCCGGTTTCCGACGACACCATCTTCACCCATGCCAGCCCGCGCGCCGCGGTCGGCTTCCTGATCCATGCCGCGGGATTGACGCGCGAGGCTCTGGGGCCGCGCGTCAATCTGTCCATGCCCGGCGTCTGCGTCACGGTCGGCGAGCAGATCGAAGCGTTGCGTCGGGTCGCGGGCGAGAGTGCGGTGAAGCTGATCCGCCGCGCGCCCGACAAGGCGGTGAGCGACATCGTCGCCGGCTGGCCGACGCGCTTCGACGCGCAGCGTGCGCTTGCGCTCGGCTTCCGCGCCGAATGCGACTTCGACGAGATCATCCGTGTCCATATCGAAGACGATCTCGGCGGCCGCCTTCCGAACTGA
- a CDS encoding SDR family oxidoreductase, producing MAGRLKGKVAVVTAAGQGIGRAIAEAFVAEGATVYATDKDVALLEGIPKAKKRKLDVLSNKAVDSFAEKIGAIDILVNAAGFVHHGTVLECDDKAWDFSFDLNVKSMHRTIKAFLPAMLAKGGGSIVNIASGAGSVRGIPNRYVYGASKAAVIGLTKAVAADFIKKGVRANAICPGTIQSPSLDQRIKDLATLSKTSNEAARQAFIDRQPMGRLGTAEEIAWLAVYLASDESSYTTGQIHLADGGFAL from the coding sequence ATGGCAGGACGTTTGAAGGGCAAGGTTGCGGTCGTCACCGCAGCAGGACAGGGCATCGGCCGGGCGATCGCGGAAGCCTTCGTCGCCGAAGGCGCGACGGTCTATGCGACCGACAAGGACGTGGCGCTTCTCGAGGGCATCCCGAAGGCCAAGAAGCGCAAGCTCGACGTGCTTTCAAACAAGGCGGTCGACAGCTTCGCGGAGAAGATCGGCGCCATCGACATCCTCGTCAACGCGGCGGGCTTCGTCCATCACGGTACGGTGCTGGAATGCGACGACAAGGCCTGGGATTTCTCCTTCGACCTCAACGTCAAGTCGATGCACCGCACGATCAAGGCCTTCCTTCCGGCCATGCTCGCCAAGGGCGGCGGCTCGATCGTCAATATCGCATCGGGCGCTGGCTCGGTGCGCGGCATCCCCAACCGTTATGTCTACGGCGCCTCGAAGGCGGCCGTGATCGGGCTGACCAAGGCGGTCGCCGCCGATTTCATCAAGAAGGGCGTGCGCGCCAACGCGATCTGCCCGGGCACGATCCAGTCGCCCTCGCTCGACCAGCGCATCAAGGATCTCGCGACCCTGTCCAAGACCTCGAATGAGGCCGCCCGTCAGGCCTTCATCGACCGCCAGCCCATGGGCCGGCTCGGCACCGCGGAAGAGATCGCCTGGCTCGCGGTCTATCTGGCCTCCGACGAGTCGAGCTACACGACGGGTCAGATCCATCTCGCCGATGGCGGTTTTGCGCTTTGA
- a CDS encoding GNAT family N-acetyltransferase encodes MTTLLDWKAPPFPPAKVLEGRYCRLEPVDPARHLDDIWAVNQGHDEIWEWMPAEPPQSKEAYRDLLEIMAAKAGIVPFAILDKADGKAKGHLWLMEIRPEQGVFEVGYITYSPVLQKTRVATEAIYLCGEYGFSLGYRRFEWKCNNLNEPSKRAALRFGFQYEGLFRQHMVVKGKNRDTAWFSILDSEWPVRAQGFQRWLAPDNFDAQGRQKRALGAFNHPLAMAGAVPLRRASMADIPEILSLKNAAYTPNESIIGVPSLPRIADYAQVVAEHEVWLAESDGRLDAALVLDIEPESFTVWSIAVAPESAGRRLGSAVMAFAETRAAELGYDAVLLYTSAKLTQRIGWYERLGYTITHHQELADRRLAHMRKTLEKTG; translated from the coding sequence ATGACGACGTTGCTCGACTGGAAGGCCCCGCCGTTTCCGCCGGCCAAGGTGCTGGAGGGGCGCTATTGCCGGCTGGAGCCGGTCGACCCGGCGCGCCATCTCGACGATATCTGGGCGGTGAACCAGGGCCATGACGAGATCTGGGAATGGATGCCGGCCGAGCCGCCGCAGTCCAAGGAGGCCTATCGCGATCTGCTGGAGATTATGGCGGCCAAGGCCGGCATCGTGCCTTTCGCGATCCTCGACAAGGCCGACGGCAAGGCCAAGGGCCATCTCTGGCTGATGGAGATCAGGCCCGAGCAGGGCGTGTTCGAGGTCGGTTACATCACCTATTCGCCCGTCTTGCAGAAGACGCGCGTCGCCACCGAGGCGATCTATCTGTGCGGCGAATACGGTTTCTCACTCGGCTATCGGCGCTTCGAGTGGAAGTGCAACAACCTCAACGAACCCTCCAAGCGCGCGGCTCTGCGCTTCGGCTTCCAGTATGAGGGGCTGTTTCGCCAGCACATGGTGGTCAAGGGCAAAAACCGCGACACCGCCTGGTTCTCGATCCTCGACAGCGAATGGCCGGTGCGGGCGCAGGGCTTCCAGCGCTGGCTCGCGCCCGATAATTTCGATGCGCAGGGACGTCAGAAGCGCGCGCTCGGCGCCTTCAACCATCCTCTCGCCATGGCGGGCGCTGTGCCGCTGCGGCGCGCCTCGATGGCGGATATCCCGGAGATCCTGTCGCTGAAGAACGCGGCCTATACGCCCAATGAGAGCATCATCGGCGTGCCGTCGCTGCCGCGCATCGCCGATTATGCGCAGGTCGTCGCCGAGCATGAGGTCTGGCTGGCGGAGAGCGACGGGCGGCTCGATGCAGCGCTGGTCCTGGATATCGAGCCCGAGAGCTTCACAGTCTGGAGCATCGCGGTGGCGCCGGAATCGGCCGGCCGCAGGCTCGGCAGCGCCGTCATGGCCTTCGCCGAGACGCGCGCGGCCGAACTGGGCTATGACGCCGTCCTTCTCTACACCAGCGCGAAGCTGACCCAGCGCATCGGCTGGTACGAGCGGCTCGGCTACACGATCACCCATCATCAGGAGTTGGCCGACCGGCGGCTGGCTCACATGCGCAAAACACTCGAAAAAACCGGCTGA
- a CDS encoding isocitrate lyase/PEP mutase family protein has product MTYSPQVEAFRKLHETGCFVMPNPWDIGSARWLRGQGFQALASTSAGFAFTQGRADQDVPRDMMLAHLAELVKAVPDLPVNADFENGYADTPDGVGANVKLCIATGVAGLSIEDATGRAEDPLYPFELAVERIRAARKAIDETGSGVMLTARAECFLTNHPDALNESARRIAAYAEAGADVLYAPGPKTPEQIATIVTAAGGKPVNQLVYGDLGLSVADIAGLGARRISIGAALARAAWAAFIEATRLIKDEGSFKGFAGNGGSAPLNPFFTDDLKARS; this is encoded by the coding sequence ATGACGTATTCCCCTCAGGTGGAAGCCTTCCGCAAGTTGCATGAGACGGGTTGCTTCGTCATGCCGAACCCGTGGGATATCGGCTCGGCGCGCTGGCTGCGGGGGCAGGGTTTTCAGGCTCTGGCCTCGACCAGCGCGGGCTTTGCCTTCACGCAAGGCCGCGCTGACCAGGACGTGCCGCGCGACATGATGCTGGCCCATCTCGCGGAGTTGGTGAAGGCAGTGCCGGATTTGCCCGTCAACGCGGATTTCGAGAACGGCTATGCCGATACGCCCGACGGTGTCGGCGCCAATGTAAAGCTCTGCATCGCGACCGGCGTCGCCGGACTTTCCATCGAGGATGCGACGGGGCGCGCGGAAGATCCGCTCTACCCGTTCGAGCTTGCGGTCGAGCGCATCAGGGCAGCGCGCAAGGCGATCGACGAGACCGGGTCGGGCGTGATGCTGACGGCGCGGGCGGAGTGTTTCCTGACGAACCATCCCGACGCATTGAATGAGTCGGCACGGCGGATTGCAGCCTATGCCGAGGCGGGCGCCGATGTGCTTTATGCACCTGGCCCCAAGACGCCCGAGCAGATCGCCACCATCGTGACGGCGGCTGGCGGCAAGCCTGTGAACCAGCTCGTTTACGGCGATCTCGGCCTGAGCGTGGCTGACATTGCTGGGCTCGGCGCCCGTCGCATCTCGATCGGCGCAGCGCTCGCGCGCGCCGCTTGGGCGGCCTTCATCGAGGCGACGCGGCTGATCAAGGATGAGGGCAGCTTCAAGGGCTTTGCCGGCAACGGCGGCTCGGCGCCGCTGAACCCGTTCTTCACCGACGACCTCAAGGCACGCTCGTGA